In one window of Gudongella oleilytica DNA:
- a CDS encoding HPr family phosphocarrier protein: MEKRKVELKNPEGLHARPAALFVKVANRYESELDIQSEARTVNGKSIIGIMSLGAFQGEEITLITRGPDEKEMADALAKLIEEGFQEV, from the coding sequence ATGGAGAAGAGGAAGGTAGAGCTTAAAAACCCGGAGGGTCTGCATGCAAGACCGGCCGCACTTTTTGTAAAGGTTGCAAATAGGTATGAAAGCGAACTGGATATCCAGTCGGAGGCAAGGACGGTCAATGGAAAGAGCATAATCGGGATAATGTCACTTGGAGCATTTCAGGGTGAGGAAATAACACTCATCACCAGAGGACCTGATGAGAAGGAAATGGCTGATGCACTTGCAAAGCTTATAGAGGAAGGCTTCCAGGAGGTATAA
- a CDS encoding GrdX family protein: protein MKNIIVTNNYLVRDKFNSLFEIEFVEGLDYLEVLSIVRDKLHIGHQLLTHPLSGSIKPNETPYKSVVISGKRAELDQSGLIIVEESIVTASKFIANKPTPNWPEGILDDFRVIDLSLMENVIERLGHR, encoded by the coding sequence ATGAAGAATATAATTGTTACAAACAACTATTTAGTTCGTGATAAATTCAACAGTTTGTTTGAGATAGAATTTGTGGAAGGTCTTGATTATTTAGAGGTCCTTTCAATAGTAAGGGACAAACTGCATATTGGGCATCAGCTGCTGACCCATCCTTTGTCAGGCAGTATCAAACCGAATGAGACACCCTACAAGAGCGTCGTGATATCCGGCAAGAGGGCTGAGCTTGACCAGTCAGGGCTTATTATTGTAGAGGAGAGCATAGTCACTGCATCAAAGTTCATAGCGAACAAGCCTACACCCAACTGGCCTGAAGGGATACTGGACGACTTCAGAGTTATAGATCTGTCCCTTATGGAAAATGTCATTGAAAGACTCGGGCATAGGTAG
- a CDS encoding DNA polymerase III subunit alpha, translating to MKKNFAHLHVHTEYSLLDGSIRIKDLISQTKALGMDSIAITDHGAMFGVVQFFQEAKKQGIKPILGSEVYVAINSRFDRDPKDKSQYHLVLLAKSNKGYENLMKVVSEGYVNGFYYRPRVDHEILEKYSEDIICLSACLGGEVQQQLLDNNYQKARETALLYDRIYGRGNFFLELQDHGIREQVVVNEELRKLSRETGIPLVATNDVHYLRKEDARVHDVLLCVQTGKTVVDEDRMKFPSEEFYLKAPDEMEDLFPEDIAALMNTVDIAERCNVELEFGKLHLPSYKVPEGSDKEVYFRNLCIEGLRNRYHDITPEIMERFEYELSVITQMGYIDYFLIVWDFIKYARDNGIMVGPGRGSAAGSIVSYALNIIDIDPLEYGLLFERFLNPERITMPDIDIDFCYERREEVIQYVIEKYGADRVAQIATFGTMAARGAIRDVGRAVNMPYGEVDYIAKQIPAELGITIDRALEISKTLKTEYDENPETRQLIDLARAVEGLPRHTSTHAAGVVISKEPITKYAPLLRNNDAITTQYTMLELEELGLLKMDFLGLRTLTVIRDSVDLIKREHGREIDFSRLSMDDPKVLQLFARAETLGIFQFESAGMRAFLKELKADAFEDLIAANSLFRPGPMNQIPTFVACKHDPSLITYLHPTLEPILDVTYGCIVYQEQVMEIVRKLGGYSFGRADLVRRAMGKKKMDVMEKERRNFIYGQTDENGEILLTGAIRNGVDETTASRIFDLMIDFANYAFNKSHSAAYAVIAYRTAWLKVYYPVEFMAALISSIMGNTSQVSLYIQECKRLNIEVLPPDINHSEGKFTVDKARIRYGLSAVKNVGDNLINAIIQARNDGRFNSFTEFIERIEKTDSSVMNKRAVESLIKAGAMDSLGANRAQLLSIFEKTIDGIHSDRKRNLEGQFSLFDNGKTSYDDKLPDLREFPQNTLLQMEKEILGIYISGHPLMPYEREIKLLSTFSTADLISEGMDGQMEPAGARDGQRVAIAGLVIERKNKVTRNNNMMAFVTLEDLYGAIECIVFPAIYEKSSNLIEEDSIVLVEGRLSISEVEDPKIIVEKISPIKKLNFEKIYLKLQRSTRPDILGDVKGILSKYPGETPVYVFFEKENKMVAADRSLWIKKGSSEAIEELQDLLGKDCVKLS from the coding sequence ATGAAGAAAAACTTTGCACACCTACACGTTCATACTGAATACAGCCTTCTGGACGGTTCTATAAGGATAAAGGATCTTATCTCTCAGACCAAGGCACTTGGCATGGACTCTATTGCAATTACCGACCATGGTGCTATGTTTGGTGTGGTCCAGTTTTTTCAGGAGGCAAAGAAGCAAGGCATTAAGCCAATACTCGGTTCTGAGGTATACGTTGCTATTAATAGCAGATTTGACCGGGATCCAAAGGATAAGAGTCAATATCACCTCGTATTACTGGCAAAGAGCAACAAAGGCTATGAGAATCTTATGAAGGTGGTTTCGGAGGGGTATGTTAACGGATTCTACTATAGACCGAGAGTAGATCATGAGATACTTGAAAAATACAGCGAGGATATAATCTGTTTGTCTGCATGCCTTGGTGGAGAGGTACAGCAACAGCTTCTTGACAATAACTACCAAAAAGCCAGGGAGACTGCCTTGCTATATGACAGGATATACGGCAGAGGGAATTTTTTTCTTGAGCTTCAGGATCATGGTATACGTGAGCAGGTCGTCGTAAATGAGGAGCTTAGAAAACTAAGCAGAGAGACAGGCATTCCTTTGGTCGCAACCAATGATGTCCATTATCTAAGGAAAGAGGACGCAAGGGTGCACGACGTTCTGTTATGTGTTCAGACAGGAAAGACAGTTGTCGATGAGGATCGGATGAAATTCCCATCGGAAGAATTTTACCTTAAGGCACCGGATGAAATGGAGGATCTTTTCCCTGAAGATATCGCTGCTTTGATGAACACTGTTGATATTGCCGAACGCTGCAATGTAGAGCTGGAGTTTGGTAAACTCCATCTCCCAAGCTATAAGGTTCCTGAAGGATCAGATAAGGAAGTATATTTCAGAAACCTTTGCATTGAAGGCCTTCGAAACAGATACCACGATATTACTCCTGAAATAATGGAGCGCTTTGAATATGAGCTTTCAGTCATAACTCAGATGGGGTATATAGATTATTTCCTTATTGTATGGGACTTTATAAAATATGCCAGAGACAACGGGATAATGGTAGGACCAGGAAGAGGATCGGCAGCTGGAAGCATAGTATCCTATGCCTTGAATATAATCGACATTGACCCTTTGGAGTACGGGCTTCTCTTTGAAAGATTCCTTAACCCGGAGAGAATAACTATGCCTGATATAGACATAGATTTCTGTTACGAGAGACGTGAGGAAGTGATCCAGTACGTCATTGAGAAGTACGGAGCAGACAGGGTTGCCCAGATCGCGACATTTGGTACGATGGCAGCCCGTGGAGCTATAAGGGATGTTGGCAGGGCTGTAAATATGCCTTACGGAGAAGTGGATTACATTGCCAAACAGATACCTGCAGAGCTTGGGATAACCATAGACAGAGCTCTTGAAATAAGCAAGACGTTAAAGACTGAGTATGACGAAAACCCGGAGACACGGCAGCTAATTGATCTGGCAAGAGCAGTTGAAGGACTACCAAGACACACCTCCACTCATGCCGCAGGTGTCGTGATTTCAAAGGAGCCAATCACCAAATATGCTCCACTATTGAGGAACAACGACGCCATTACCACCCAGTACACAATGCTTGAGCTGGAGGAATTAGGTCTGTTAAAAATGGATTTTTTGGGTCTTAGAACTCTTACAGTAATTAGGGATTCCGTTGACCTGATCAAGCGTGAGCATGGAAGGGAGATAGATTTTTCCAGGCTGTCGATGGATGACCCCAAGGTACTACAGTTGTTTGCCAGGGCAGAGACTCTTGGGATTTTTCAGTTTGAAAGTGCCGGCATGAGAGCATTCCTGAAGGAGCTAAAGGCGGATGCTTTTGAGGACCTTATCGCTGCGAATTCGCTGTTCCGGCCGGGGCCTATGAACCAGATACCAACCTTTGTAGCCTGCAAGCACGATCCATCCCTTATTACCTATCTCCACCCAACTCTGGAGCCGATACTGGATGTTACCTACGGCTGCATAGTGTATCAGGAGCAGGTAATGGAAATAGTGAGAAAGCTCGGTGGATATTCCTTTGGAAGAGCAGATCTTGTAAGAAGGGCAATGGGAAAGAAAAAGATGGATGTGATGGAGAAGGAAAGAAGGAACTTCATCTACGGACAGACAGATGAAAATGGAGAAATTTTGCTTACAGGAGCCATAAGGAATGGGGTGGACGAGACCACTGCCTCCAGAATATTCGACCTGATGATAGATTTTGCCAACTATGCATTCAATAAGTCACACTCTGCGGCATATGCTGTTATCGCTTACAGAACTGCATGGTTAAAGGTATACTATCCTGTGGAATTCATGGCTGCACTGATATCCTCTATCATGGGAAATACATCGCAGGTATCGCTGTATATTCAGGAATGTAAAAGACTGAATATAGAGGTTCTGCCTCCTGATATAAATCACTCAGAGGGCAAATTCACAGTAGACAAAGCAAGGATAAGATATGGCCTGTCAGCGGTGAAGAATGTGGGAGATAACCTAATCAATGCAATAATACAGGCGAGGAATGACGGAAGATTTAACAGCTTCACTGAATTCATCGAGAGAATCGAGAAAACTGACAGCTCAGTAATGAATAAGAGAGCTGTTGAAAGCCTTATAAAAGCGGGTGCAATGGATTCTCTCGGAGCCAACAGAGCTCAGCTGTTGTCGATATTTGAAAAGACGATAGACGGGATCCACTCGGACAGAAAAAGGAATCTTGAAGGACAATTCTCCCTTTTCGACAATGGTAAAACCAGCTACGATGATAAACTGCCTGACCTTAGGGAATTTCCCCAAAATACTCTATTGCAGATGGAAAAGGAAATTTTGGGTATATACATCTCCGGGCACCCATTGATGCCTTACGAAAGAGAAATCAAACTGCTTTCAACCTTCTCAACAGCGGATTTGATCTCAGAGGGCATGGATGGACAAATGGAGCCTGCGGGAGCAAGGGACGGACAGAGGGTTGCAATAGCTGGATTGGTGATTGAAAGGAAAAACAAGGTCACAAGAAACAATAATATGATGGCATTTGTGACACTTGAGGATCTGTATGGAGCGATAGAGTGTATAGTTTTCCCAGCCATTTATGAAAAAAGCTCAAATCTTATAGAGGAAGACAGCATTGTACTTGTTGAGGGAAGGCTATCAATATCAGAAGTTGAGGATCCTAAGATTATTGTTGAAAAGATTTCTCCGATCAAAAAGCTTAACTTTGAAAAAATATATCTTAAGCTTCAGAGATCCACAAGACCTGATATCCTCGGCGACGTCAAGGGTATTCTGTCTAAATATCCGGGAGAAACACCGGTCTATGTATTTTTCGAGAAGGAGAATAAAATGGTTGCGGCCGACAGGAGCCTGTGGATCAAAAAAGGAAGCAGTGAGGCCATTGAGGAGCTGCAAGATCTTTTAGGCAAGGATTGCGTGAAATTGTCCTGA
- the pfkA gene encoding 6-phosphofructokinase, with amino-acid sequence MKTIGVLTSGGDAPGMNAAIRAVVRAGIYNNVRMLGIQQGYQGLINGDLDDMDVSSVADILHRGGTILRTARSEEFMTPEGFRKALNVIDVYNMDGLVVLGGDGSFKGARELAKVGVNTIGIPCTIDNDLAYTDYTIGFMTAVETAVDAIGKIRDTSSAHGRANVIEVMGRHCGDIALYAGVAGGAESIVVPEKDFDVEEICQRLLKGRNRGKLHHIIVFAEGVGNAYELTKEIEEKTGIETKLTVLGYIQRGGSASSFDRILASRMGMRAVELLLDGKSNRALGFKCNEIVDVDINEALSMKKNFEDDLYETAKVLSI; translated from the coding sequence ATGAAGACAATCGGAGTTCTAACCAGCGGAGGCGATGCGCCTGGAATGAATGCTGCAATAAGAGCAGTAGTAAGAGCCGGGATTTATAATAACGTAAGAATGCTTGGAATACAACAGGGCTACCAGGGACTGATCAATGGTGATCTTGACGATATGGACGTTTCCTCAGTGGCTGACATTTTGCATAGAGGCGGCACGATCCTTAGAACTGCAAGGTCTGAGGAGTTCATGACACCTGAAGGGTTCAGGAAGGCCCTTAACGTTATAGATGTATATAACATGGATGGGCTGGTGGTCCTGGGAGGAGATGGAAGCTTCAAGGGAGCAAGGGAGCTGGCAAAGGTTGGAGTAAACACCATTGGGATACCCTGTACTATCGACAATGATCTGGCCTATACCGACTACACCATAGGTTTCATGACCGCAGTGGAGACCGCGGTAGATGCAATAGGAAAAATAAGGGACACATCCTCTGCCCATGGGCGGGCAAATGTTATCGAGGTAATGGGGAGACATTGCGGTGATATTGCACTATATGCCGGAGTGGCTGGTGGTGCGGAGAGCATTGTAGTTCCTGAAAAGGATTTTGATGTTGAAGAAATCTGCCAAAGGCTTCTCAAGGGCAGGAATAGAGGAAAGCTGCACCATATAATAGTATTTGCAGAGGGAGTAGGAAATGCCTATGAGCTCACAAAGGAGATTGAGGAAAAGACAGGCATAGAGACCAAGCTTACTGTATTGGGATACATTCAAAGGGGGGGGAGTGCTTCATCTTTTGACAGAATACTTGCCAGCAGGATGGGCATGAGAGCAGTTGAGCTCCTGCTGGATGGGAAATCAAACCGTGCATTGGGATTTAAGTGCAATGAGATCGTCGATGTAGACATAAACGAGGCACTATCCATGAAAAAGAATTTTGAGGATGATCTTTACGAGACAGCCAAGGTGCTGTCTATTTAG
- the pyk gene encoding pyruvate kinase, with protein MMKKTKIVATIGPASESEEMLRKLIAQGVNVCRLNFSHGSHEEHQVRIDAIKKVRQEMNAPVAIMLDTKGPEIRLGKFKDGVVEIKQGQEFTLTTREVEGDSSMITVSYKDMPNDVSIDGIVLIDDGLVEFKVVDKTETDIKLIALNEGILKNNKGVNVPNVSINLPALTEKDIGDILFGIRNEVDFIAASFVRKASDVNDIRRILEENGGLDIDIISKIENQQGLDNIDEIINVSDGIMVARGDLGVEVPTEEIPLIQKTLIRKCNQVGKPVITATQMLDSMIRNPRPTRAEVTDVANAIIDGSSAVMLSGETAAGKYPLEAVRTMYNICINTENSLDYREILKIRSGANEITTTNAISKATVNTAQDLGAKAIITATSSGYTSRAISKFRPKAPIIAVTTKPYVVRKLALEWGVHPILAPACESTDEVLDNSIHASMEAGFVEEGDLVVITAGIPVGLSGTTNLIKVHTIGKVLLTGMGIGNRVGTGRVVVGNSEDELLSKFEDGDVLVCRATYRDMVKFMERASAVIAEEGGLTSHCAIVGLNLNKPTVVGATNATQLLNEGDIVTVDGITGQVYKGEAKVL; from the coding sequence ATGATGAAGAAAACCAAGATAGTGGCTACCATAGGGCCAGCCTCTGAATCAGAGGAGATGTTGAGAAAACTTATAGCACAGGGAGTAAATGTGTGCAGGCTAAATTTTTCACATGGAAGCCACGAGGAACATCAGGTAAGGATAGATGCTATAAAGAAGGTCAGACAAGAGATGAATGCTCCGGTTGCAATTATGCTGGATACAAAGGGGCCTGAGATCAGACTTGGCAAATTCAAGGACGGAGTGGTCGAGATCAAGCAAGGTCAGGAGTTCACACTGACCACCAGAGAGGTAGAGGGCGATTCAAGCATGATCACTGTCTCCTACAAGGATATGCCAAATGACGTTTCCATAGACGGGATCGTGCTTATAGATGATGGTCTTGTAGAATTCAAGGTCGTTGATAAAACTGAAACAGACATAAAATTGATTGCGCTTAATGAAGGAATCTTAAAGAACAATAAGGGTGTAAACGTGCCCAATGTCAGCATAAATCTTCCCGCTCTCACTGAAAAGGATATTGGAGACATCTTATTCGGAATAAGGAATGAGGTTGATTTTATAGCAGCTTCCTTTGTAAGAAAAGCATCAGACGTAAATGACATAAGAAGGATCCTAGAGGAGAATGGCGGGCTCGATATCGACATAATATCCAAAATAGAAAATCAGCAGGGCCTGGATAATATTGATGAAATAATAAATGTCTCCGACGGAATAATGGTGGCAAGAGGAGATCTTGGCGTCGAAGTCCCGACAGAGGAGATCCCGCTTATCCAAAAGACCTTGATCAGAAAGTGCAATCAGGTTGGCAAGCCTGTAATAACAGCAACTCAGATGCTTGATTCCATGATAAGAAACCCAAGGCCTACCAGAGCCGAGGTAACTGACGTAGCGAATGCTATCATTGACGGAAGCAGTGCGGTCATGCTCTCAGGAGAGACCGCTGCGGGGAAATACCCCCTTGAAGCAGTGAGGACAATGTACAATATATGCATAAACACTGAAAATTCTCTTGATTACAGAGAGATCCTGAAGATCAGGTCAGGTGCAAATGAGATCACTACTACCAACGCAATTTCCAAGGCAACGGTTAATACTGCTCAAGACCTTGGGGCTAAGGCAATAATAACAGCGACATCTTCAGGTTATACATCCAGAGCCATATCCAAGTTCAGACCCAAGGCTCCAATAATAGCAGTCACCACCAAACCTTACGTCGTAAGAAAGCTGGCCCTTGAATGGGGAGTGCACCCCATCCTTGCTCCTGCCTGTGAGTCTACTGACGAGGTACTTGACAATTCAATCCATGCGTCAATGGAGGCGGGATTTGTAGAAGAGGGAGATTTGGTCGTTATAACTGCGGGCATACCCGTAGGACTTTCAGGAACAACGAACCTTATAAAAGTACACACCATAGGAAAAGTACTTCTTACAGGCATGGGAATTGGAAACAGGGTAGGAACAGGCAGGGTAGTTGTTGGGAACTCGGAGGATGAGCTATTGTCCAAGTTTGAAGATGGAGATGTTCTTGTATGCAGAGCAACCTATAGAGACATGGTCAAATTTATGGAAAGAGCCTCAGCAGTCATAGCTGAGGAAGGAGGACTTACATCCCACTGTGCCATAGTAGGCCTGAATCTGAACAAGCCAACAGTAGTCGGTGCAACAAATGCCACACAGCTTCTTAATGAGGGAGACATAGTCACTGTCGACGGAATCACAGGACAGGTTTACAAAGGTGAAGCAAAAGTGTTATAA
- a CDS encoding GntR family transcriptional regulator: protein MIEGRIETEELYALIRKRIIQLQYQPGEILNEADLADEFGVSRTPVRRVFQLLSTDKLINVVPRYGAQVAPVDFRRMKAVFEVTRELDPFATRLAVERISKDKIHELQEIVDRINKYHIETDYQKAIDDDEKFHEIILESCGNEWLQDILTSLHYHTERLWHYCESYFNSIDLFSETLTSILEAIKDGDSEKAEQHSRDHIDQFVSRIKSEML, encoded by the coding sequence ATGATAGAAGGCAGAATAGAGACTGAAGAGCTTTATGCCCTTATAAGAAAGAGAATAATCCAGCTTCAGTACCAACCTGGGGAGATACTGAACGAAGCAGATCTTGCAGATGAATTCGGTGTCAGCAGAACGCCGGTCAGAAGGGTTTTCCAGCTGCTTAGTACAGATAAGCTGATCAATGTAGTACCCAGATACGGAGCGCAGGTTGCACCAGTTGATTTCAGGAGAATGAAGGCCGTATTCGAGGTTACCAGGGAGTTGGATCCCTTTGCAACAAGACTTGCAGTAGAGAGGATCAGCAAGGATAAAATCCACGAGCTACAGGAGATAGTGGACAGGATAAACAAATACCATATTGAAACTGACTACCAAAAGGCCATCGACGACGACGAAAAATTTCATGAGATAATTCTGGAAAGCTGTGGCAACGAGTGGCTTCAGGACATACTAACCTCGCTTCACTACCACACAGAAAGGCTTTGGCACTATTGTGAAAGCTATTTCAACAGCATCGATCTTTTTTCAGAAACTCTGACAAGTATCCTTGAAGCAATCAAGGATGGTGACTCTGAGAAAGCAGAGCAGCACTCAAGAGACCATATAGATCAATTCGTATCAAGAATTAAAAGTGAAATGCTATAG
- a CDS encoding MATE family efflux transporter, whose amino-acid sequence MKSSRKELILNGNIYRVLLTLSIPLMVNSMIQTMYNLVDGIWVSRISSVHFAATSFVFPVNFLFIALGIGLSIAGTSILSQLVGSGREELGRRYTTQIIAASVLLSVVFAIIGFMLSPFIVKSMGGTGDILKYGNIYLRITFLELPFIFLFFNINSIKNAQGDTLTPTILSGISALMNMILDPIFIFTFGGGVAGAAWATVLSRALLAGYGAKLIFDRNNILRPDFKNFRFDKSILDEIIRVGLPATIGQSGAAFGFIILNGFIVSYGTATMAAFGMVNRITSLIMQPAMGIGAALTAVIGQNIGAGKIDRSRESFNKASILTLTMGVVGCIFLLIFNEKLVNFFIQSKDDPEVIRQGITYMAYVAFTMPLMGMFSVFQGVFQGSGHTRYSMAMEVGRLWLVRIPMILLFKNYTQLGSSGIWIAMSASNLIVDIYGYYIYKKDNWSQGILNSAS is encoded by the coding sequence TTGAAGAGCAGCAGAAAAGAACTAATTCTAAACGGAAACATCTATAGGGTGCTCCTTACTCTTTCAATACCTCTAATGGTAAACAGTATGATCCAAACGATGTACAATTTGGTGGATGGTATATGGGTCAGCAGGATATCATCTGTACATTTTGCAGCAACTTCATTCGTCTTTCCAGTAAATTTTCTCTTTATTGCACTTGGTATCGGACTTTCCATAGCTGGAACGTCAATACTCTCCCAGCTTGTGGGATCTGGCAGGGAGGAGCTCGGCAGGAGATACACAACTCAGATAATAGCAGCCTCCGTGCTGCTTTCAGTTGTTTTTGCAATAATTGGCTTTATGCTAAGTCCTTTTATCGTCAAGTCCATGGGAGGCACAGGTGATATCCTAAAGTATGGGAACATCTACCTTAGGATCACTTTTTTGGAGTTGCCCTTCATATTTCTTTTCTTCAATATCAACTCAATAAAAAATGCCCAGGGGGATACTCTCACTCCTACTATCTTAAGCGGCATATCGGCTCTTATGAACATGATCCTGGACCCAATCTTTATCTTCACCTTTGGGGGGGGTGTTGCGGGAGCTGCGTGGGCTACTGTTCTCTCCAGAGCTCTCCTCGCCGGTTATGGAGCAAAGCTGATATTCGACAGAAACAATATCCTAAGACCTGATTTCAAGAATTTCAGGTTTGATAAGAGTATTCTTGATGAAATCATAAGAGTAGGACTTCCTGCTACAATAGGTCAGTCAGGCGCAGCCTTTGGCTTCATAATACTGAACGGCTTCATCGTTTCCTATGGAACTGCAACTATGGCAGCATTTGGAATGGTTAACAGGATAACATCTCTGATAATGCAGCCGGCGATGGGAATAGGAGCAGCTTTAACAGCAGTTATTGGTCAAAATATCGGTGCAGGGAAGATCGACAGGTCAAGAGAATCCTTCAATAAGGCCAGCATTTTAACTCTTACAATGGGGGTAGTTGGGTGTATTTTTCTATTGATATTTAACGAAAAATTGGTAAATTTCTTCATCCAGTCTAAGGACGATCCTGAAGTAATCAGACAAGGCATAACTTACATGGCTTATGTTGCCTTTACCATGCCATTGATGGGAATGTTCAGCGTATTTCAGGGTGTTTTCCAGGGCTCGGGACACACAAGGTACTCAATGGCAATGGAGGTTGGCAGGCTATGGCTCGTCAGGATACCCATGATCCTTCTATTCAAAAACTACACTCAGCTGGGTTCATCAGGAATCTGGATAGCAATGAGCGCAAGCAACCTGATTGTGGATATTTATGGGTACTATATATACAAGAAGGACAACTGGAGCCAGGGAATACTAAATTCTGCATCATAG
- a CDS encoding ABC-F family ATP-binding cassette domain-containing protein: protein MTIESVSKSYVERKLVEEISFGINEGDRVGLIGINGAGKSTLLKLLAGLEEPDSGRIIRASDAVVSYLPQNPNFLDENTVLDQVFGGHWERMRVLRDYERTISALDTKDDHIMMLTAEMDRLNCWELEADAKNILTRLGITDYNSRIRDLSGGQRKRVALATALIQSSDLLILDEPTNHLDNDTIEWLEKKLMERKGALFMVTHDRYFLDRVTNKIMELEGGSIYSYDGNFSYFMEKKLERHENLKATEEKKKALYKKELAWMRQGAKARTTKQKARIQRFETLEDEVTGGDSSESLDFSVGTSRLGKKIIEAKEVTKSIGGKVLVKDFTYVMTRGERLGILGANGTGKTTLLRLLSGELEPDSGDIQRGETLKIGFFKQETPFLDPEQRAIDYIREGGEFITTSDGQKVSASSMMERFLFPRNDHYTPVGKLSGGEQRRLYLLKILMESPNMLLLDEPTNDLDINTLQILEEYLDDFPGPVIIVSHDRYLLDKLAEKLLIFTNDGIKEFTGNYDLFRNAERQLEKEEAVKTKPEPKRDKTKVKANGLSFTELREWETIEERIAELELKVDEKLKEMEANSSDFEILGRLIKEKEILDSDLEKLMDRWMYLSSKADN, encoded by the coding sequence ATGACCATCGAATCAGTTTCAAAATCATATGTTGAGAGAAAGTTGGTTGAAGAAATCAGCTTCGGAATTAATGAGGGCGACAGGGTTGGTCTGATTGGAATCAACGGGGCAGGAAAGTCGACCCTGCTTAAGCTGCTTGCAGGTCTGGAGGAGCCAGACTCAGGCAGGATAATAAGAGCCAGTGATGCTGTGGTATCTTATCTTCCCCAAAACCCAAATTTTCTGGACGAAAATACTGTATTGGATCAGGTGTTTGGTGGTCATTGGGAAAGGATGAGGGTTCTCAGGGATTACGAGAGAACAATCTCAGCCTTGGATACTAAGGATGATCATATAATGATGCTTACAGCTGAGATGGACAGGCTAAACTGCTGGGAGCTTGAGGCAGATGCTAAAAACATTCTTACCAGACTCGGGATTACGGATTATAATTCACGGATAAGGGATCTTTCAGGAGGTCAAAGAAAGAGAGTTGCCCTTGCTACTGCTTTGATCCAGTCATCAGACCTGTTGATCCTGGACGAGCCAACAAACCACCTGGACAATGACACCATAGAATGGCTTGAAAAAAAGTTGATGGAAAGAAAGGGAGCATTATTCATGGTAACCCACGACAGATATTTCCTGGACAGGGTCACAAACAAGATCATGGAGCTGGAAGGTGGGAGCATCTACTCCTATGATGGGAACTTTTCATATTTCATGGAGAAAAAGCTTGAGAGGCATGAAAATCTCAAGGCTACAGAAGAAAAGAAAAAAGCTCTCTATAAAAAAGAACTTGCCTGGATGAGACAGGGTGCCAAAGCCAGGACGACCAAGCAAAAAGCCAGGATACAGAGATTTGAAACTCTTGAGGATGAGGTCACAGGTGGAGATAGCTCCGAGTCACTGGATTTTTCAGTTGGGACCTCCAGACTCGGCAAGAAAATAATCGAAGCTAAGGAGGTAACAAAATCGATCGGGGGCAAGGTCTTGGTAAAGGATTTTACCTATGTTATGACCAGAGGTGAAAGATTAGGAATTCTTGGTGCAAATGGAACCGGCAAGACAACGCTTTTAAGACTTCTTTCAGGCGAACTGGAGCCGGATTCGGGAGACATCCAGAGAGGGGAAACCCTTAAGATCGGATTTTTCAAACAGGAAACTCCATTTCTTGACCCGGAGCAAAGAGCCATAGACTATATCAGGGAGGGAGGAGAATTCATAACCACCTCGGATGGGCAGAAGGTTTCAGCAAGCTCAATGATGGAAAGGTTCCTGTTTCCAAGAAACGATCACTACACACCCGTAGGAAAGCTTTCAGGTGGAGAACAGAGACGTTTATACTTGTTGAAAATACTTATGGAATCCCCAAATATGCTGCTGCTGGATGAGCCAACAAACGATCTTGATATCAATACCCTACAGATTCTCGAAGAGTATCTGGATGACTTCCCTGGGCCGGTAATAATCGTCTCACATGACAGATACCTATTGGATAAGCTGGCTGAAAAGCTCCTGATTTTTACAAACGATGGGATCAAAGAATTCACAGGAAATTATGACCTGTTCAGAAATGCAGAAAGACAACTTGAAAAAGAGGAAGCAGTCAAAACAAAGCCAGAACCAAAGCGTGATAAAACAAAAGTAAAGGCGAACGGGCTTTCTTTTACTGAGCTTAGAGAATGGGAAACAATCGAGGAAAGGATAGCTGAGCTGGAGCTAAAGGTTGATGAAAAGTTGAAAGAGATGGAAGCAAATTCTTCAGATTTTGAAATTCTAGGACGGCTTATCAAGGAGAAGGAGATCCTTGATTCAGACCTTGAAAAGCTTATGGACAGATGGATGTATTTATCATCGAAGGCTGACAATTAA